acgcCTGTCTGTCTGGTGACTTTGAAAAGGAATGAAAAGGAATCAGTCATGTGACTGATGATGCTGTTTATACAACAGTGCACTCTGAGGTGTGTTTGACTGCATTTTCAATAGCACTCACCTAAATATCGCCAGGGCTCCAATTagcagctggagagagactggggCCTCTGCTGGACTCCCCAGTATACAGATCTGCTCTGGGGTAGAAGAGGTCACTAACTTGCTTTTGGCCCCCAGTCAACACTACTGAATTTCTATAgagtcttctcctctctctctctccctctttgtcttgAGAAAACCCTTAGCCCAGGCCTTTTGATATTTGTCAAAGTCCTTAATGGTTACCGCGGGAATGGAGCATTTTTCTCAGTGGGACTGATTTGGTTTGAGTTTATTGCTATGAGTGTGTCTTGCTACACAGCTATGGGGAATAATTAAAGCACTTGTGTGgcaggtttttttgtgtgtgtgtgtgtgtgtgtgtgtgtgtgtgtgtgtgtgtgtgtgtgtgcatgcgcgtgcaaGGGGACTGTCTTTCAGGACAGCGACCAGGCCTGCTGAGTTTTCTCAGGCTGGAAGTTAGGAGAAGTTCTGTGAGTCAGCTTGCCGTTTTTAACAGATCATTAATAGAGCAGGAACTCATATTGACTTTAAAGTGAGATTTCCATAAGAACTTTGAAAGTTCTGCTCTATACTGTGGGAGTACTCCCTCCTCTGACCTTTTGgtgagaggatgaaaaaaatctGCTGTTCAGCTTTCACACATCTGTACAGGTTTGTAGAACATGGAGAACTTTTTTGATGTTGTAATAACAGTATATATGATCTTAAGATCCATACCTCATAGCCATCAGACAAGATGCTGTGACCTTCCTGAAGCATATGACTTTGGATCCTGTAGGAATAAGCGTGTGTCTCAATACCAAAAGTCTGTGCATGGTGGGAATATGATCATAATTTGTGGCCATGACTTTATCGATTTTATTTGTTGAGGTCGCAAAAACACTTCATTCATGACCacaatttaatgttttgttgaaACAGGATCCTTTTTCGTGGCCATGCCATATCTTGTGGCCATACAATGTAAAATTGGTAGTCATAACTTTCTTTTATCTATGTGTAAGCATTGGACGACTATGGCATAACACAATATGGACATTAGTAGGTTTTCATGCTCTACAGTGAACTGAAATGTATTCGGCTATGTATAAAATTACATACTCTTACAGTCTGGGAAACTCTGCCCATTTCCCGTGAGAACATGGTTAAAATGGTGCAGTCTAATCATATGGCCGTGCTTCAACGGTCGTGACTTCAGTGTGTCTTTACATACCACTTCagggcaaacaaaaacagcatcagTTAATCCATTTTTTAAGCTAAACTACAGCACGTCTACGTTTTTAGACAATGAACACATTTCACGTTATCAGCCAAACCTGTTGAATGTATCACGTAACCAagatatatttatgtgtaaCCTAGATACAGTAATGTAATATCTACACTTTATGAAATTGTCTCAGAAAGGTATTAACTTAACAAGATATGTATAGCAATAAATTAAACAAGTTGTGGCCAAatgatttaataataataataatataaaaacactccccatttctgtgtgtgtgtgtgtgtgtgcgtgtctctgtgtgtgtgtgtgtgtgtgtgtgttgtcagatcAAAGTGTTAgtcacacagtgtaacacagtGAGTGTGCAATGTCATATACTGTCAGAGTGGATCTTCATAACCACCCCACCACAAAGCAATAGAGGTTTTGACTATGCCATTTTCTCTACTGGTTTTgaagcttttgttgttgttgttgctcttcttcttcttcttcttcttcttcttcttcctcttctttcataCTCATTTCCAACATCTTCAACCTATGGCTTCATTACATTTCCAACAGTTTTAACCTGTGGCTCCATTTTAAACCCTAGCTGaagcaggctgtgtgtgagtgaaggcAGAgggtcagtttgtgtgtttgttgtatgaGGGCCCTCACCCTAActcactgtacaaaaacatgcacacacagaggcagtggATGCTGACAGGGTGACGGCACGGTGAAGAGTTACTGCTGACAGGTGCACGACATGTTTGGGCCAGTCTCTCAGTCACTAATACtgttgacagacagagatagagatagagagaaaaggggagggagagagtgagatataaaaaaattgggagaaagggggagatttgatgagagagaaagaaatgataagggagagaaatggaagagaagaagagagagggagatgataGCCTTTGACAGAATGACACCCCtgtcttttttgcttttaaacaaAGGATGAAGTAGGCCCCCTCTCCACTTAAGACAGTGTGAGACAGCACCTGCACTAGAGAGGGTCACAGTCCCTGACCCAGGTACTGAGCCTCTTGCAATAGAGATCCACACTGGATTAACTGCAGCACCATGTAAACCTCATCTGTTCACTTACATGCCTTGTTTCAGTGTATGAATTTAAAAAGCAATGTCTTTTTATGAACTTtcttagatagatagatagatagatagatagatagatagatagatagatagatagatagatagatagatagataaagaggGAAGATATATGTTGTTGTCTGCATTGAGTCCATCTAGAACTACAGCTTTTAATGGAAATCTATGAAATGGACATCATTTTAAACTAAATACTTGTATCTAAATTACACTGACAGGGTAAAACACCAATTGTATTTGCAGGGTCCTCTGAAAAATTGTACCTTACTGTAAactaactgaaatgaaacagttcAATTTAGTTACTGATttgtaaaacagacagagactctTTCTTGTGGTTTATAAAAACAGTACTAAACAAGAGTGGTCACTATCTGCCCGCTCAAACATGAgcttttttggggttttttgtctttactCTAAAAAGATCCAAAAAATATTCTACATTGGTGTatcactgccatctagtggcaaggagtcaaaaaaaaaacaaaaacatgaacgGGCTGTTTCTGTCAACCTTAAAGTTTTTGTACAGCCTACACAATTAAGAAGAATTGCAGATTTTATGTTCCATTTAAAAATACTGTATGTTATTAAAGCAGTCTTTTGATAGATACAAACATCATTCCATTGCAGGTTTATTCCCTTTTTCTTACTGTTCTGTCATGATTTTTAAAGAATGTCCTGTGATATTATTTGTTAAGCATAAGTGAAATGCTGTGTTTCCTGGGCTCTATTTTCCAGTAATTCTCATTAATACTGgaaacagtgttgtgtgtttgtttagaatgGGCCTGATGTAACTGTCTGAGTAGGACTTCAATGCAGTCTTCATAAAACACAGACTTCAGAACCTTATAGTGTAGAGTGTCAAAGTCTCACCATGTCCGCTTACATACCACAATCCAGACTGATCACCTATGTTGACTATATCTTAGGGTAGGATGGGGGTTAGTTAATACCTCTGCAGGACTTAATTCAGAGTGAAGAGTTTTATTCGTTTACCTGATCACTGGGGCTgcttttcattctgtgttttcccACTTTTTCAGGACGATGGGTTCACATCATGTCATTACCGAGCCCTTGGATGGCACTGACTAAACGGTCTGCTCTGTGATTTCTGTGGTAACCCTATATAAGAGCCACAAACATACATAGATATTTATACCTGCTCTAAAGATGGCAAAGAGGCAGGAGTGAGCAGCCATTACCACGGGGACATTtagagggcgtgtgtgtgtgtgtgtgtgtgtgagagagagagagagagagagagacacctgtAGTACTCACTCAGGAGAGCCTGAATGCAGCCAAGGACAGCAGAGGACGAAGGGACTTGGTTTATctgttttaaagattttcttCAAAGTTCACAAAGTGCTTGAGGCTGCTGATATCATCACaattaacattaaaatgaagatcTAAATCTGCATTTGACTCAtcttgtttttaaactgttttgcaAATCCAAATTAAACTTCCTATtgaaactgaaagaaatttAGGAAACTGTGAGGGGAGCACAGACCAAAAGAACAAGGTCAATATCCCATTCCTCATCAACTCTACTCTTCACCTTTGCAGGCAGCAGAGGTCACAGGGTCACAGAGTGTGTGCCCTGACTTCCCACTGTTCAGGCAATGGCAGATAAGCAGttgtgcacagtgtgtgtgtgtgtgcgcgcgcgtgcatgctcgtgcgtgcaagtgtgtatgtgtgtgtgcatgcatgtgtgagtgtgtgtgtgtgtgagggcggGTGTCCCtatgcatatatttatatacacacctctctccctctctctctcccaaaaacTGCAACAGGTGGATCCCAGGCTCCACCTGTCTTCCCTTTTCCAGAGCTCACATGCTGGCGACCCAGAAAGGATTGGATCAGTCACTCAAGAAATGGTATGCTGAAGTGCCAGGGGGGGACGAGGCAGTGTCCGGGTCACCGGATCGGGAGGCAGCTGGTCCCGCCGTCTATTTTCACTCTGCATAAAGCGATGGGCAGTGAGCTCTCTCCCCAAGGCTTACCCACAATCCTCACTCGCACTCCTCTCTGCACCATGAAGTCCACCAGCAGCGAAAGGGGCATCTTGAACTCCGACCCCGATGAGCTGGACAGCGGCAGCGACAGTTCGGACAAGTCGACGGGCGACGGGAGTCCCCGCGGGGGTCGAGAGGGGATGAAGCGGTGTGGCGGACGTAGACTGGCGGGTATAAGTAAACAGCGTCAGGCAGCAAACGCGCGGGAACGAGACCGCACGCACAGCGTGAACACGGCCTTCACCGCGCTCAGGACTCTCATACCCACCGAACCGGCCGACCGTAAGCTGTCCAAGATCGAGACGCTGCGTCTGGCTTCCAGCTACATCTCTCACCTGGCCAACGTGCTGCTACTCGGGGATGACTGTCTGGATGGTCAGCCCTGTCTGAAGTACCAGACCATCCTACAGAGCAGTTCCAACATCAGCTCCAGCCCCACACTCAAACCCATCTGCACCTTCTGTCTAAGCAACCAGAGGAAAATGGTTAGTGCCTCTAAGTCCTTTATTTTAGCTCTGTGCTTTAACATATCACTAAACTTGCAGACTAAACATAGTTTGTCTGACTGACGAACATGGTTTATATGGAAACATAAGGACAAACTgatacagaaataacacacagatttaagaggaaaaaataagtACTGTAAACTATTAAAATTCCAACTTTTTACATTTACTCCTGTCCTTTTACTACTCAATATATTGTCACAAAAAATCTTTTCCAAATACCGAGCAATGCTTTCTAGGTCATATTTTGTCCTTgtcatgtgaaatgtgaaagaaTTGGTGTTGTGTGCCTGTGGTAACTGATTTTTCTCTACTTCCACAgctgagagagggggaaaagcaTTCACATATTTGACATGGGCACTGTCAAGGCTGGGTTGCTCCCATGCATCTCCCGCTGAATGTTTACATGTAAAGAAACCAATCTTGTACAGAAACAAAATTCAGAAAATGTGTatagcagggttttttttaaatccctgaGGACAGGAGGAAatgcacaaacactgaaatgcacTTTTTCCCGTTTACAacgtgtatgtttatatgtagcCTATCTTATCCGCCGTGTTTTGGTGAAATGTAACTGGAGTCGATTTGTGAAGCTGCACCTGGCAAGCGTCTATTTTGGTCGCAGAAACAGTAATCCTTCGCgtccctttccttaaaaaaagcATGTCTCTCGACTGTCACATGGTCGTAACCAAAGCCCCGCGGCTGCAGCGGTTGCTGTCAGTACAGAACTGGCGCGACCCTACGTACCCGTCACTTATCCGCTGCCAGCCGCGTGACCAGTACGCAACGTTGAGTCACTGTAAACATCTTATAATCGCCACTCTTTCCCTCTGCCGCAAAATGGCATAATGAATCAGTAGTAAATCACTTGAAGGCTGATCAAAGGTAGATGAAATTGAGACTGGTTTGAGAACAGAGATTGGGACTGCTGAATTTAGCAATAGTGTTGGCAAATACAGACAGCTCCTAGTCCCGCGAGACATTTATAAATCATTTGGTTATCGAGGGAGACGCTAAAGAGATGAGGGTGACTGGTTTATAAACAGGCCGACAGAAGCTCTTGTGAGGACAATACAAGTATAGGAATGCTGAAAGTGATTTCCTGAGCTACAGGTTTGAGTGAGCCTCTACAGGATCGACACTAAACGAGCACAACAAACTTCGTATGAATCTAAAGACAAAATCGATTTTGCAGGTCAGGTTTGGAAAGTACGGAAGACATGAATTTTCAAGACACTATTAATATTTACCAGTATCTAATAGTTCACCATGTCATTGCTTAATGTAGCCTACTTTTGTGTCGTATCAAATCATGTTTACTTGCATTTATTGCACAAGCTGTTGGTTCAGCGACATTTTAACATAAAGTAAATATATTAAACTAATTTCACCTCATGAGGTCACTTTTATTTTCTCGAGTACTGTATGTGGGCAAACACTGAAATTAATTCACTCAATAATATTGGGCTTCTCGGTGTTTTGAGGAAAACTTTATTATTTGATAAAAACGATGAAACCCCATTAAAGTACCACTATTATTTTCAACATGCATATAGCATGTGCCACAAGTGtataaacatttctttttaagaaaGCTAAAGTTAAATAACCATCGAAAGACTAAAAACCTACTGTAAACAGATATCAGATGTCATTTTGGGTCAAACTAGCGTTTGTGAAATATTGCACACCTACTGAAAGATGTAATCAGTTGGCCTGTCCCTCAGTGAATCTCCCGAAATGTTTTATCGGTATCTCTAACTCATGAAATACGGCCTACCTCTAAATATTATACGAATACGGGGGATTGTTAAAGACATACTTGAATCGCCTGTGTCCATAATGGAACTGTGTCCTTTGCACATAGCACCTAGTAAGGATGCTGTTACTGCGTAATCATGTATTTTtgtacaaaaaagagaaaaagttgaATATGTCTGTACTCTTCttataatatttattcattataattaaattattttttaaaatgatgagtATGgactctgaatgtgtgttgtttgtgtctgtttgaagcTCAGGTACAGGTTACAAAGATCTCATTTAACAAAATATATGTGTTTAACCATGCATGATCTCTAAAAAGAAGTTGCAAAATGTATCGCAAGGTAAACCCTGAAGGCTCAACTGGAGCACAgaagcagttttgtttttggattatTACCGTGGTGAAGCTGGACCAATTTGACTTAAACTGAGGCGCCATCTAGTGAATGTTCTACAACGTAAACGGAGATTGTCCTCAAGCAAAGTCCACGCAATAATATTGTTTATGTGCACAGACTCTTAagtcatttaacatttattgcACCGTAAGTCTCTCAGATATCctatattattttttattttccttataCCAGTGGTTAGTTACACCAGCAGTTcctccagaaaaaaatattcctttattttgatttttccagtttgaaaaacattcgattttcttttaacttggcaacacaaaacacttcctGATGGGGGgaaaagtaaaattaaatttCTCTAAGTTGTATTTGCAAGTAATTGATAATACAAAGTAAAATCTCATGAGATATGTTTAAACTCAGAAAGCCCAAAGCCCACTTGTTATCAGTTTCGCTGACTGATTTGACTTTAGAAGAAATAGGCTTGTATGAGTTTTCACAGTCAACAACATGTCAGAGTAAATCTCTACCATAAAGAAGCCATACACAGAACTCTGAGACAGAACTGTGAAAAGATTTTGATCTGAAGAGGCGAGTTCCAAGGAGCACACCGATACCCATTTTTAAGATTGAGAACAATCTGGAACCACACAGACCTTTCACAAGACATCTGTCCAGTGTGAAGGAATTCTTGTCAGTGAAGTTACCATGACTACAAGGTCCTTGTCAGTGTGGTTCCAAAGGGGTAAGATAAAGGCCTATCCATGGAGAAAACTCGCTTCAGTGGGCAAAACCTCATCCCCTGGAGCAAAGAATCAACTGAGCATTTCACGTCAACCCTGAGCACACATCCAAATCACTTCGCTTCAGATTCACAGGTGTGAAAGTGACCAAGTCAAAGCGCTGGAC
This sequence is a window from Chanos chanos chromosome 4, fChaCha1.1, whole genome shotgun sequence. Protein-coding genes within it:
- the LOC115810266 gene encoding transcription factor 15, producing the protein MGSELSPQGLPTILTRTPLCTMKSTSSERGILNSDPDELDSGSDSSDKSTGDGSPRGGREGMKRCGGRRLAGISKQRQAANARERDRTHSVNTAFTALRTLIPTEPADRKLSKIETLRLASSYISHLANVLLLGDDCLDGQPCLKYQTILQSSSNISSSPTLKPICTFCLSNQRKMLREGEKHSHI